A window of Akkermansia muciniphila contains these coding sequences:
- the cimA gene encoding citramalate synthase, whose translation MSTKIFLYDTTLRDGAQSEDVNLSATDKVRIARQLDYLGMDYIEGGWPGANPVETEFFKAMRNVELRNAKLAAFGSTHHPSNTPETDPTLNALVSSGARVAAIFGKSCPRHVEVALGISRERNLEIIGNSIAYLKRNLEEAFFDAEHFFDGFKRDPEYALAVLRAAHEHGADCLVLCDTNGGTMPEEIGAIIRTVRERLPHAPLGIHAHNDCELAVANSLAAVNSGAVQVQGTVNGIGERCGNANLCSVIPNLQLKMEGFSCLSDASLTRLKSTAAFVSEVSNLAPFRRQPFVGNAAFAHKGGVHVSAIMKDSALYEHIDPSLVGNAQRVLMTEQGGKSNILSLSRTLGFELEKGDPLLDVLSAAVKKNAALGYDYVAAPASAELLFLRHMPDSALKPYFNILRTVVLTSRHEMDPDMMVEASLKLDVHGNVEHTAAGGFGPVHALDRALRRALTRWYPELEQMHLIDYKVRVLSPTRTNIPDAAEENGTGSNVRVLIESSDGVATWTTVGVSYNIIEASLEALADAVTYKLYKTEQARWRAEC comes from the coding sequence ATGTCCACCAAAATCTTTCTCTACGATACCACGCTGCGCGACGGCGCACAGAGTGAAGACGTCAATTTGAGCGCGACGGACAAGGTCCGCATCGCCCGGCAGCTGGATTATCTGGGCATGGACTATATTGAGGGCGGCTGGCCCGGCGCCAACCCGGTGGAGACGGAATTTTTCAAGGCCATGAGGAACGTGGAACTCAGGAATGCCAAGCTGGCCGCCTTCGGCAGCACGCACCATCCTTCCAACACTCCGGAGACGGACCCCACGCTGAACGCCCTGGTTTCCAGCGGCGCGCGGGTGGCCGCCATCTTCGGCAAATCCTGCCCCCGCCATGTGGAAGTGGCGCTGGGCATCTCCCGGGAGCGGAATCTGGAAATCATCGGCAATTCCATTGCCTACCTTAAAAGGAATCTGGAAGAAGCTTTTTTTGACGCGGAACATTTTTTTGACGGGTTCAAGCGGGACCCGGAATACGCCCTGGCCGTGCTCCGCGCCGCCCATGAGCACGGGGCGGACTGCCTGGTCCTGTGTGATACCAACGGAGGCACCATGCCGGAGGAAATCGGCGCCATCATCCGGACGGTCCGGGAGCGCCTGCCGCATGCTCCCCTGGGCATCCACGCCCACAATGACTGCGAACTGGCCGTCGCCAACAGCCTGGCCGCCGTGAACAGCGGGGCCGTCCAGGTGCAGGGCACCGTGAACGGCATCGGGGAACGCTGCGGAAACGCCAACCTGTGTTCCGTCATTCCCAACCTTCAGTTGAAGATGGAGGGCTTTTCCTGCCTCAGTGACGCCTCCCTGACGCGGCTCAAATCCACCGCCGCCTTCGTTTCGGAAGTGTCCAACCTGGCCCCCTTCCGGCGGCAGCCCTTCGTGGGGAACGCCGCCTTCGCCCACAAGGGGGGCGTGCATGTGAGCGCCATCATGAAGGACTCCGCCCTGTACGAGCACATTGACCCCTCCCTGGTGGGGAACGCCCAGCGCGTGCTGATGACGGAGCAGGGGGGTAAAAGCAATATTCTTTCCCTGTCCCGCACCCTGGGCTTTGAATTGGAAAAAGGGGACCCGCTTCTGGACGTGCTCTCCGCCGCCGTGAAAAAAAACGCCGCGCTGGGGTATGACTACGTGGCCGCTCCGGCCAGCGCGGAACTGCTCTTCCTGCGGCACATGCCGGACAGCGCGCTGAAGCCGTACTTCAACATCCTGCGCACCGTGGTGCTTACCTCCCGCCATGAAATGGACCCGGACATGATGGTGGAAGCCTCCCTCAAGCTGGACGTCCACGGCAACGTGGAGCACACCGCCGCCGGCGGCTTCGGCCCCGTGCATGCGCTGGACCGCGCCCTGCGCCGCGCCCTGACGCGCTGGTATCCGGAACTGGAGCAGATGCACCTGATTGACTACAAGGTGCGCGTGCTCTCCCCCACCCGGACGAACATTCCGGACGCGGCGGAGGAAAACGGCACCGGCTCCAATGTGCGCGTGCTCATTGAATCCTCGGACGGCGTCGCCACCTGGACCACGGTGGGCGTCTCCTACAACATCATTGAGGCCAGCCTGGAAGCCCTGGCGGACGCCGTCACGTACAAGCTCTACAAGACGGAGCAGGCCAGATGGCGCGCAGAATGCTGA
- a CDS encoding M3 family metallopeptidase produces the protein MRSLRHYFLLLVLFLSCSLPSPADSSGHPFLDNSRPIRWSLLTPDRLEPDIREAMRLTQAALDRISRLQPEEMTYENTFRALENSNAPLLEGMRKAYVLKSLCDSGELRKTMDSTAPRVSAFLSSVTKNQALWNVLKTAESRLRAANLNPEQKRYMELTMQSFRDNGADLPPDQRARLEAIDRELALATQRFNNLYMDARKAWSWTVQDASLLEGISRAALQQAQDEFKRRNPGHSGPGWTFTLDSATAARVMEKARREECRKELWEHLQTVATGACDTEPVIRGILALRAEKAHLCGYGTYPAYALRESMAGNGENAMKFINELLDKVKAPFFREMENLRQLKGRLTGRKNARLHPWDVAYYASLQAKEQFRLDPEELRRYFPLPRVMNGLFSLAEQLYGIRVAEVPAGKGSGAVELWNPDVRFFTIDDEKGNRLGSFYLDLFSRGNKRAGAWMNALDTGSPATQESPGKPRLGMVCLNIQPPAGDAEPLLSHQEARILFHEFGHLLHLMFTRVSIPSLAGTSVPRDFVEVPSQFMENWCWHPDVLKNFARHEKTGLPIPEEMLRALEASRGNTPAISLAGQLLYAKTDLAVHLEPERFTSGPLDDVDAAVAGDMDYFKDFKRTGKLRTARHLFSSPAGYASFYFAYRWAEVLDKDIFEAFERAGGPDRKTAEKFRKAILEKGYTVPPMQQFMEFMGRKPSMEAMLRKRRLST, from the coding sequence ATGCGGTCTCTGCGGCATTATTTTCTTCTCCTGGTCCTTTTTCTTTCCTGCTCCCTGCCCTCCCCGGCGGATTCCTCCGGCCACCCCTTTCTGGACAATTCCCGCCCTATCCGCTGGAGCCTTCTGACGCCTGACCGGCTGGAACCGGATATCCGGGAAGCCATGCGCCTCACGCAAGCAGCCCTAGACCGGATCAGCCGTCTCCAGCCGGAAGAGATGACGTATGAAAATACCTTCCGGGCGCTGGAAAACAGCAATGCCCCCTTGTTGGAAGGCATGCGCAAGGCCTACGTCCTGAAAAGCCTGTGCGACAGCGGGGAACTCCGCAAGACCATGGATTCCACCGCTCCCCGCGTTTCCGCCTTCCTTTCCTCCGTCACCAAGAACCAGGCCCTCTGGAATGTGCTGAAAACAGCGGAATCCCGGCTGCGGGCGGCAAACCTGAATCCTGAACAAAAACGGTACATGGAGCTCACCATGCAGAGTTTCCGGGACAACGGGGCGGACCTTCCCCCGGACCAGCGTGCGCGGCTTGAAGCTATTGACCGGGAACTTGCCCTCGCTACACAGCGTTTCAATAATTTGTACATGGACGCGCGGAAAGCGTGGTCATGGACGGTGCAGGACGCCTCCCTGCTGGAAGGGATAAGCCGGGCAGCTCTTCAACAGGCGCAGGATGAGTTTAAAAGACGGAATCCCGGCCACTCCGGCCCCGGCTGGACCTTTACCCTGGATTCCGCAACGGCGGCCCGTGTGATGGAGAAGGCGCGCCGTGAGGAATGCCGGAAGGAGCTGTGGGAGCATCTCCAGACCGTCGCCACGGGGGCCTGTGACACGGAGCCGGTCATCCGCGGCATTCTTGCCCTGCGCGCTGAAAAGGCTCATTTGTGCGGGTATGGAACGTATCCGGCCTACGCCCTGCGGGAGAGCATGGCGGGAAACGGAGAGAACGCCATGAAGTTTATCAATGAACTGCTGGACAAGGTGAAAGCCCCTTTTTTCCGTGAAATGGAAAATCTGCGCCAGCTCAAGGGGCGCCTCACGGGCCGGAAAAACGCCCGCCTGCATCCCTGGGACGTGGCGTATTACGCCAGTCTTCAGGCAAAGGAACAGTTCCGGCTGGACCCGGAGGAACTGCGCCGCTACTTCCCCCTCCCCCGTGTCATGAACGGCCTGTTTTCCCTGGCGGAACAGTTGTACGGCATCCGGGTGGCGGAGGTTCCCGCCGGGAAGGGCTCCGGAGCCGTGGAGCTCTGGAATCCGGACGTCCGTTTCTTCACTATTGACGATGAAAAGGGCAACCGCCTGGGTTCCTTTTACCTGGATCTCTTTTCCCGCGGCAATAAAAGGGCCGGAGCGTGGATGAACGCCCTGGATACGGGAAGCCCGGCCACGCAGGAGAGCCCGGGCAAGCCCCGCCTGGGCATGGTCTGCCTCAATATCCAGCCTCCCGCTGGAGATGCCGAGCCTCTTCTTTCCCATCAGGAAGCCAGGATTTTGTTCCATGAATTCGGCCATTTGCTGCACCTGATGTTCACCAGGGTTTCCATCCCCTCCCTGGCCGGCACCAGCGTGCCGAGGGATTTTGTGGAAGTCCCCTCCCAGTTCATGGAGAACTGGTGCTGGCATCCGGACGTGCTGAAAAACTTCGCGCGCCATGAAAAAACGGGGCTCCCCATTCCGGAGGAGATGCTGCGCGCCCTGGAGGCTTCCCGCGGCAACACGCCCGCCATCAGCCTGGCGGGACAGCTCCTGTACGCTAAAACGGACCTGGCCGTGCATCTGGAGCCGGAACGCTTCACCTCCGGCCCCCTCGACGACGTGGACGCCGCCGTAGCCGGAGACATGGATTATTTCAAGGATTTCAAACGTACCGGCAAGCTGCGCACGGCCCGTCATTTGTTTTCCTCCCCCGCGGGCTATGCCTCCTTTTATTTTGCGTACCGCTGGGCGGAGGTGCTGGACAAGGACATTTTTGAAGCCTTTGAACGCGCGGGAGGGCCGGACAGGAAAACCGCGGAAAAATTCCGGAAAGCCATTCTGGAAAAGGGCTATACCGTTCCGCCCATGCAGCAATTCATGGAGTTCATGGGCAGAAAACCGTCCATGGAAGCCATGCTCCGCAAAAGGAGGCTGTCCACCTGA
- a CDS encoding efflux RND transporter periplasmic adaptor subunit — translation MYNKPLTIAATTLLLCSPVMILTSCEGKKDAAGQMPSLVPEVQVTKLVTRDVPIRQEWVGTLRGTEDAEIRSQVTGYLLSKDYKDGAYVKKGQVLFQIDPRPFQATLDQAQGRLEQYEATLKKYKLDVDRYTPLVKTGSVSRKQLDDALQQVQETEAAIATAKAQVDEAKINLKFTTITAPISGLAGLATPSIGNLLTPSSPNPLTTISAIDPIRVDFSVSEQDFLNSMDSNLTKQKHLKFDVILANGTEFPMQGEPVAIDRNVDAQTGTINIVGHIPNPNLTLRPGMFVRVRATVKTLENATLVPPRAILAAQSAKFIIYLDDKNIPHMQVVNLGPVVDGMQVINVIPMPHSTFTKDSPIVVEGIMQAAKLQGQDPVKPLPYKPVVSQPVMPSVGAQSFEKARTPEGMKHDEAQPAAK, via the coding sequence ATGTACAACAAGCCTTTGACGATTGCCGCCACAACCCTGCTCCTGTGCTCTCCGGTGATGATTTTAACGTCCTGTGAAGGAAAAAAGGACGCCGCAGGCCAGATGCCGTCGCTCGTTCCCGAAGTGCAGGTAACCAAGCTGGTGACCAGGGACGTTCCCATCAGGCAGGAATGGGTGGGCACCCTGCGCGGTACGGAAGATGCTGAAATCCGCTCCCAGGTGACGGGATACCTTCTTTCCAAGGATTACAAGGACGGCGCCTACGTCAAGAAAGGCCAGGTGCTTTTCCAGATTGACCCCCGCCCGTTCCAGGCAACGCTGGACCAGGCCCAGGGGCGCCTGGAGCAGTATGAAGCCACGCTGAAGAAGTACAAGCTGGACGTGGACCGCTACACGCCGCTGGTGAAGACCGGCTCCGTCAGCCGCAAGCAGCTGGATGACGCCCTGCAGCAGGTTCAGGAGACGGAAGCCGCCATCGCCACGGCGAAGGCCCAGGTGGATGAAGCGAAAATCAATCTTAAATTCACCACCATCACGGCCCCCATTTCCGGCCTGGCGGGCCTGGCTACCCCTTCCATCGGCAACCTGCTGACGCCCTCCAGCCCCAATCCGCTGACCACCATTTCCGCCATTGACCCCATCCGCGTGGACTTCTCCGTGAGTGAACAGGACTTCCTGAACTCCATGGACAGCAACCTGACCAAGCAGAAGCACCTCAAGTTTGACGTGATCCTGGCCAACGGCACGGAATTCCCCATGCAGGGCGAACCCGTAGCCATTGACAGAAACGTGGACGCCCAGACCGGCACGATCAACATCGTGGGGCACATCCCCAACCCGAACCTGACGCTGCGGCCCGGCATGTTCGTCCGCGTCCGCGCCACGGTGAAGACCCTGGAAAACGCCACGCTGGTGCCCCCGCGCGCCATCCTGGCCGCCCAGAGCGCCAAGTTCATCATTTACCTGGATGACAAGAATATTCCCCACATGCAGGTGGTGAACCTCGGCCCCGTCGTTGACGGCATGCAGGTGATCAACGTCATTCCCATGCCTCACTCCACCTTCACGAAGGACAGCCCCATCGTAGTGGAGGGAATCATGCAGGCGGCCAAGCTCCAGGGACAGGACCCCGTGAAGCCCCTGCCCTACAAGCCCGTAGTCTCCCAGCCCGTCATGCCTTCCGTAGGGGCCCAGTCCTTTGAAAAGGCCAGGACGCCCGAAGGCATGAAGCATGACGAAGCCCAGCCGGCCGCCAAATAA
- a CDS encoding efflux RND transporter permease subunit yields MSSFFIKHPTIAIVISIVMILLGGLSLMGLPIEQYPNIVPPTIKMQATYPGANAETVANSVASPIEQSISGVVGMDYMTSTNANNGICSLSIVFEVGTDPNMDQTLAYMRYGQATAQIPAEVSQMGITITQSTGSPLAVINLYSPDDSLNAIFLSNYAYVSLVDPVKRVPGVGDVQVFGAGRYAMRIWLDTTKMAAQNISVGEVQSAIRAQNTVIPGGQIGAEPAPPGTEFTYSIQTKGRLQTAEEFGNIIIRADGNKLLYLKDIAKVELGSQTYNVSSKYNGRDSGAIAVYAAPGSNAINTVDALVKLFEDRARSFPAGMEYNVTLDTTLAVRASIEEIEHTLVEALLLVVLVVFVFLQGWRATLIPAIAVPVSIIATFALFPLLGFTLNTICLMGMVLAIGLVVDDAIVVVEAVESHMERGLTPRQAAFAAMEEVSGPVIAIALVLAAVFLPSLLLPGITGTLFQQFAVTIAISMLISAFNALTLSPALSAILLKPKDPNKGGPLKFFYRIFNRGYDATASGYTKVCHFLTRKLIISIPLLALIAYAILPVAKQIPNGFLPDEDQGYLFSALIMPEARSLQLTTAAADKVSNLIRQNPNVKDVIAISGFSLLTGVQSTNNAFFFVMLKPWEERPNPDQSAKAVTAQLNALLSTKVPEGITMCFQPPAIAGVGSANGVTFMLEDRDGKGTEYLAEQTDIFVKEASKLPIFDPQKNGGVRSVMSFAVEQKDVRLDEEKCATLGVSISEANSLLQAYMGSLFINYITLYGQQWQVYIQAQGSDRTGTDMLKNFYVKNDSGSSVPLSTLVKITDIKGPEFLLRQNLYNSSKLMVTPAQGYSNSQAMEALEQTFEASMPTDMGYSYADMSYQEQKIQNGIGIVQIFLLSSIFVFLILAALYERWSLPLSIFMTVPIAALGAFLGLYWFGYELNLYAQIGLVMLIGLAAKNAILIVEFAVIEMERGKTLMEATLSAARIRLRPILMTSFAFILGCVPLALASGSGAYSRNIIGIVVIAGMTMATVVGVFLIPCSFYFIMKLFRVRIARKTVETEDPDEIIARKHLFHEAHESLKG; encoded by the coding sequence ATGTCCAGCTTCTTCATCAAACACCCGACCATCGCCATCGTCATCTCGATCGTGATGATCCTGCTCGGCGGCCTGTCCCTCATGGGGCTCCCCATTGAGCAGTACCCGAACATCGTCCCGCCCACCATCAAGATGCAGGCGACCTACCCGGGCGCCAACGCGGAGACGGTGGCCAACTCCGTAGCCTCGCCCATTGAGCAGTCCATTTCCGGCGTCGTAGGGATGGACTACATGACTTCCACCAACGCCAATAACGGCATCTGCTCCCTGAGCATCGTCTTTGAAGTGGGTACGGACCCCAACATGGACCAGACGCTGGCCTACATGCGCTACGGGCAGGCCACCGCTCAGATTCCCGCGGAAGTCTCCCAGATGGGCATCACCATCACCCAGTCCACGGGCAGCCCGCTGGCCGTGATCAACCTGTATTCCCCGGATGACAGCCTGAACGCCATCTTCCTGAGCAACTATGCGTACGTGAGCCTGGTGGACCCCGTGAAGCGCGTTCCCGGCGTGGGCGACGTGCAGGTGTTCGGCGCGGGACGCTACGCCATGCGCATCTGGCTGGACACCACCAAGATGGCCGCCCAGAACATCTCCGTGGGAGAAGTCCAGTCCGCCATCCGGGCGCAGAATACCGTGATTCCCGGCGGCCAGATCGGCGCGGAACCGGCCCCTCCCGGAACGGAATTCACGTACAGCATCCAGACCAAGGGCCGTCTCCAGACTGCGGAGGAATTCGGCAACATCATCATCCGTGCGGACGGGAACAAGCTCCTTTACCTGAAAGACATCGCCAAGGTGGAACTGGGTTCCCAGACCTACAACGTATCCAGTAAATACAACGGCAGGGATTCAGGCGCCATCGCCGTGTACGCGGCCCCCGGCTCCAACGCCATCAATACGGTGGACGCCCTGGTCAAGCTTTTTGAAGACCGCGCCCGCAGCTTCCCCGCCGGGATGGAGTACAACGTGACGCTGGACACCACGCTGGCCGTGCGCGCCTCCATTGAGGAAATTGAGCACACGCTGGTGGAAGCCCTCCTGCTGGTGGTGCTGGTGGTGTTCGTCTTCCTCCAGGGCTGGCGCGCCACGCTGATTCCGGCCATTGCCGTGCCGGTCTCCATCATCGCCACCTTCGCGCTGTTCCCGCTCCTGGGCTTCACCCTGAATACCATCTGTTTGATGGGCATGGTGCTGGCCATCGGCCTGGTGGTGGATGACGCCATCGTGGTGGTGGAAGCTGTGGAATCCCACATGGAACGCGGGCTGACTCCGCGCCAGGCGGCCTTCGCCGCCATGGAGGAAGTGTCCGGCCCCGTCATCGCTATCGCCCTGGTGCTGGCGGCGGTGTTCCTTCCCTCCCTGCTGCTGCCGGGCATTACGGGCACGCTGTTCCAGCAGTTTGCCGTGACCATCGCCATTTCCATGCTGATTTCCGCGTTCAACGCGCTAACGCTTTCCCCGGCCCTCTCCGCCATCCTGCTCAAGCCCAAGGACCCGAACAAGGGCGGCCCGCTGAAATTCTTCTACCGCATTTTCAACCGCGGTTATGACGCCACGGCCAGCGGCTACACCAAGGTGTGCCACTTCCTGACCCGCAAGCTCATCATCTCCATTCCCCTGCTGGCCCTGATCGCGTACGCCATCCTGCCCGTAGCCAAGCAGATTCCCAACGGCTTCCTGCCGGACGAAGACCAGGGTTACCTGTTCTCCGCCCTGATCATGCCGGAAGCCCGCTCCCTCCAGCTGACGACGGCCGCCGCGGACAAGGTGTCCAACCTCATCCGCCAGAACCCGAACGTGAAGGACGTGATCGCCATTTCCGGCTTCAGCCTGCTGACCGGGGTGCAGAGCACGAACAACGCCTTCTTCTTCGTCATGCTGAAGCCGTGGGAGGAACGCCCCAACCCTGACCAGAGCGCCAAGGCGGTCACCGCCCAGCTCAACGCCCTGCTGAGCACCAAGGTTCCGGAAGGCATCACCATGTGCTTCCAGCCCCCGGCCATTGCAGGGGTGGGCTCCGCCAACGGCGTCACCTTCATGCTGGAAGACCGCGACGGCAAGGGCACGGAATACCTGGCGGAACAAACGGACATCTTTGTCAAGGAAGCAAGCAAGCTCCCGATATTCGACCCGCAGAAGAACGGCGGCGTGCGCAGCGTGATGTCCTTTGCCGTGGAGCAGAAGGACGTGCGGCTGGATGAAGAAAAGTGCGCCACGCTGGGCGTCAGCATCAGTGAGGCCAACAGCCTGCTCCAGGCCTACATGGGCTCCCTGTTCATCAACTACATCACCCTGTACGGCCAGCAATGGCAGGTGTACATCCAGGCGCAGGGCAGCGACCGCACCGGAACGGACATGCTCAAGAACTTCTATGTGAAGAACGACTCGGGCAGCTCCGTCCCCCTCTCCACCCTCGTGAAGATCACGGACATCAAGGGTCCGGAATTCCTGCTGCGCCAGAACCTGTACAACTCCTCCAAGCTCATGGTGACCCCGGCCCAGGGCTACTCCAACTCCCAGGCCATGGAAGCGCTGGAACAGACCTTTGAGGCCAGCATGCCCACGGACATGGGCTACAGCTACGCGGACATGAGCTACCAGGAACAGAAGATCCAGAACGGCATCGGCATCGTGCAGATCTTCCTGCTTTCCTCCATCTTCGTCTTCCTGATCCTGGCGGCCCTGTATGAACGGTGGTCCCTGCCGCTCAGTATCTTCATGACGGTTCCCATTGCGGCCCTGGGGGCGTTCCTGGGCTTGTACTGGTTCGGTTATGAACTGAACCTGTACGCTCAGATCGGCCTGGTGATGCTCATCGGCCTGGCGGCCAAGAACGCCATTCTGATCGTGGAATTCGCCGTCATTGAAATGGAACGCGGCAAGACGCTGATGGAAGCTACGCTTTCCGCAGCCAGAATCCGTCTGCGCCCCATTCTGATGACCTCCTTCGCCTTCATCCTGGGCTGCGTTCCGCTGGCCCTGGCCTCCGGTTCCGGCGCCTATTCCCGCAATATCATCGGAATCGTGGTGATTGCCGGGATGACCATGGCGACGGTCGTGGGCGTCTTCCTGATTCCGTGCTCCTTCTACTTCATCATGAAGCTATTCCGCGTCCGCATCGCCCGGAAGACCGTGGAAACGGAAGATCCGGATGAAATCATTGCCCGCAAGCACCTGTTCCATGAGGCCCACGAATCCCTGAAAGGATAA
- a CDS encoding efflux transporter outer membrane subunit — translation MRPNQYITRAILLGTAITASSCMMGPDFKPVDMPMPTAFRGAPAATESIADLPWWKVFKNKDLQDLLTDTYNNNRDLKATMARVEKARQYITITEAPLFPWADYSGSLSKGANYTNGNVIQTGGNTLTPGTIDGGISWELDIWGKTRRMTEAARADYLASEEGQRALMLSLLRQVADSYLQLLQLDEQLAIVQKSVESYSESLRLFDEQLEGQVGDRLQVASAKAALSSSQAQIPAIQAQIANLENTVSVLAGRTPGHIRRSGSLRDIAYNIQVPAGIPAYILSRRPDVRQKEYQLRAANAEVGVAIANYFPTISLTAAGGLASADLSHVQGRRSGWGIGANLTGPLFQAGRLTASEKAAKAEFLAASNDYEQTVLNALAEVSSTLIQRAKLRVITSTQSEAVEAYHTAVTLSFERYRTGLSNYIEVLYAQQNLYPAQIQLSQYYYQHASTLVSLYTALGGGWNMSHKAIMDGPPKR, via the coding sequence ATGCGACCGAATCAATACATCACGCGCGCCATTCTGCTGGGGACGGCCATCACGGCTTCCTCCTGCATGATGGGCCCCGACTTCAAGCCGGTGGACATGCCCATGCCCACGGCCTTCAGAGGAGCCCCCGCGGCTACGGAGTCCATTGCAGACCTGCCCTGGTGGAAAGTCTTCAAGAACAAGGACCTCCAGGACCTCCTGACAGATACCTACAACAACAACCGCGACCTGAAGGCCACCATGGCCCGCGTGGAAAAGGCCCGCCAGTACATCACCATTACGGAAGCCCCGCTCTTCCCGTGGGCGGATTATTCCGGCTCCCTGAGCAAGGGGGCCAATTACACCAACGGCAACGTCATCCAGACCGGCGGCAATACGCTGACGCCCGGCACGATTGACGGCGGCATCTCCTGGGAACTGGACATCTGGGGCAAGACGCGCCGGATGACGGAAGCGGCCCGTGCGGATTACCTGGCTTCCGAAGAGGGACAGCGCGCCCTCATGCTTTCCCTCCTGCGCCAGGTGGCGGATTCCTACCTTCAGCTTCTCCAGCTGGACGAGCAGCTTGCCATCGTGCAAAAATCCGTGGAATCCTATTCCGAATCCCTCCGTCTGTTTGACGAACAGCTGGAAGGCCAGGTTGGGGACAGGCTCCAGGTAGCTTCCGCCAAGGCGGCACTCTCCTCCTCCCAGGCGCAGATTCCCGCCATCCAGGCACAGATTGCCAACCTGGAAAACACCGTTTCCGTCCTGGCCGGGCGTACTCCCGGCCATATCCGCCGTTCCGGCAGCCTGCGGGACATTGCCTATAACATCCAGGTTCCCGCCGGCATTCCCGCCTACATCCTGTCCAGAAGGCCGGACGTGCGCCAGAAGGAATACCAGTTGCGCGCAGCCAATGCGGAAGTGGGCGTAGCCATTGCCAACTACTTCCCCACCATCTCCCTGACGGCGGCGGGCGGCCTCGCCTCCGCGGACCTGAGCCACGTGCAGGGACGCCGCAGCGGCTGGGGTATCGGAGCCAACCTGACCGGGCCCCTCTTCCAGGCGGGCAGGCTGACGGCCTCCGAGAAGGCGGCCAAGGCCGAATTCCTGGCTGCCAGCAATGATTATGAGCAGACGGTGCTGAACGCCCTGGCGGAAGTCTCCAGCACGCTGATCCAGCGGGCCAAGCTCCGCGTGATCACGTCCACCCAGTCCGAAGCCGTGGAGGCCTACCATACGGCCGTGACGCTCTCCTTTGAACGCTACCGCACCGGTCTGTCCAACTACATTGAAGTGCTGTACGCCCAGCAGAACCTGTACCCGGCACAGATCCAGCTCTCCCAGTACTATTACCAGCACGCCAGCACGCTGGTTTCCCTGTACACGGCCCTGGGCGGCGGCTGGAACATGAGTCACAAGGCTATCATGGACGGCCCGCCCAAGCGATAA